Part of the Henckelia pumila isolate YLH828 chromosome 2, ASM3356847v2, whole genome shotgun sequence genome is shown below.
TCCATCACGaattcttttatcagcatgcCAAGTTAACTCTTTAGACACCTCTTTGTTCCGAAATAATCTTTGAAATCTTGGAATAGGTGGAAAGTACCAAAGAACCTTTGCAGGAATACCTTCATTCACCATAGAATTATTACCCAACTTCCACCTAGACATACCGCAAATAGGACAATTGGACAAGTCCTCAAACTCTTTCCGGTACAAGATACAATCATTAGGGCAAGCATGtattttcacataattcattccTAATGCACTGAAGCTTTTCTTTGCATCATAGTAGGATAAAGGCAATTCATTGTGATCAGGAAGTATTTCTCCTAACAAACTAAGCAAGTCAGTGAAACTTTTATCGCTCCAACTATATTTTgctttcaaattaaataatttcacaaGTGTTGTTAACTTTGTAAATTTTGTGCATCTAGAGTATAAAGGTTTCTCGGCATCTTCAAGTATCTTATGAAATTGGCTTGGATTCTCAGCATAGATATCATATGCATCATGTACCATATCTATAGTTTCCTCGGCAAAATATTTGTGTTCATCTGGTCCTACTTGATAACTATCATTCATTGGGTTCTTGACCGTAGATCTTTCCCCGTGCCAAATCCATGTATGATATGTTAAATCCATGCCATTACAACACAAATGTGCCCTTATAGTGCGAATATTTTTCATCTGTAGATTACCACATCTTGTGTAGGGGCAAGGTATTTCATTTGGATCGTTGGCATTTTGCATTGCAAATTGCAGAAAAGATTCTACCCCAACCTCATATTCATGTGATAATCTGTTCTTTGACATCCAAGCTTTGTCCATTACTCATACAAATAAGCAACCAACACTGAGTCTAATCCttcaaaacttaaaaaaaattaatcaatgtTTTATCATTCTAGTTTGTTGAAGAAATATACTAGTTAACACTAATTTTCTAATCTTTATAATAAAATCCTTAAATATTGATCTAATCCACCAACCAACGGACTCTGGAAAAATAAGGAAAGAACTGATTCTACTAAGCAAAAATATTTGAGTGAAAATGAGCGAATTTctcagaaaaataaattttatgatttGATATTCAACCAGAAACATAATGAAAAATTGTGAAAAGAATTTAATGGCAAACAAAATGAATTTACCAAGTAAGAACCACTTTTTGATGgtcatatttcaaaaatcaaaaataagaaATGGAGAAGAGGATTGTCTTACCAGCAGTATACCACAGGCAAGATTCAAAGATCAGTTCCCATCCACAGAGACATTGGCACTGAAGTTATCTCACACAGCTGGAAATAATCCTGTATCAATTTAGAACATGCACCATTATGGCCAAGAAAACACACAGAGAAGTTATCTAACACAGCTGGAAATAATCGCTATTTTATGCAAATATTTCCACCTTTTTATTTCATGGATACCTTGAGTACTGTTGCATTCGAAATATAAATGATTTGTTAATGACAGCCAGAAAACCATCAAATGTAAAAATCAGAACATATTATTTTCTCGTAGATTTTAAATTTGCGGGCATTATAGATCAGATTTGTTGAACCAGCGCAAATTTGATGGTTATACTTCAATAATCAGCAATAAGAAATGAAGAACATGATTGTTTTTCAATGTCCAGAAATGGTATATTTAATGTCCAATGGTATTTTTAA
Proteins encoded:
- the LOC140884078 gene encoding uncharacterized protein, giving the protein MDKAWMSKNRLSHEYEVGVESFLQFAMQNANDPNEIPCPYTRCGNLQMKNIRTIRAHLCCNGMDLTYHTWIWHGERSTVKNPMNDSYQVGPDEHKYFAEETIDMVHDAYDIYAENPSQFHKILEDAEKPLYSRCTKFTKLTTLVKLFNLKAKYSWSDKSFTDLLSLLGEILPDHNELPLSYYDAKKSFSALGMNYVKIHACPNDCILYRKEFEDLSNCPICGMSRWKLGNNSMVNEGIPAKVLWYFPPIPRFQRLFRNKEVSKELTWHADKRIRDGYLRHPADSPAWKVVAQMAGFCIGVKKS